TGATCATCACCGAGACTCGCGGCCGCGTCGGCCTGATCACGCTCAACCGGCCCAAGGCCCTGAACGCACTCAACGACAGTCTGGTCGATGAGATCGGCCATGCACTCGACGCGTACGAAGCGGACGAAAACATCGGTGCGATCCTGATTACCGGTTCCGAAAAAGCATTCGCCGCCGGCGCAGACATTGGCGCCATGGCGGAGTTCTCATACATGGACGCCTACAAGGGCGACTACATCACGCGCAACTGGGAGCGGGTCAAGACCTGCCGCAAGCCGGTCATCGCGGCGGTTGCTGGTTTCGCGCTTGGCGGCGGATGCGAACTTGCCATGATGTGCGACTTCATCATTGCAGCCGACTCGGCGAAGTTCGGCCAGCCTGAAGTCAAGCTCGGCATCCTTCCGGGCGCCGGTGGAACCCAGCGTCTGCCGCGCGCCGTCAGCAAGGCGAAGGCAATGGACATGTGCCTGACCGCGCGTTTCATGGATGCAGCCGAAGCCGAGCGTGCCGGACTGGTATCGCGCGTGGTGCCTGCCGACAAACTGCTCGAAGAAGCCTTTGCGGCAGCCGAAACCATCGCCGGATACTCCCTGCCCGTGGTCATGATGATCAAGGAGTCGATCAACCGCGCCTTCGAAAGCAGCCTCAACGAAGGCCTGCTGTTCGAGCGCCGCGTCTTCCACTCGTCTTTCGCACTGAACGACCAGAAGGAAGGCATGGCCGCATTTGTTGCCAAGCGCAAGCCGGTGTTCAAGCACAACTGAGCTTCGCCGCGGATGCCGCCGGTGCAATGCCGGCGGCAGTCTCTCCCTGATGCGGTTTTTCATCGGTTTGAAACACCGTCCGCGCACGATGACGTCAACATGTCTGCAACGACGCTCTGACGCCGTTTCAGCGGCATTCAAGACCTCCCGGCCTGCAAGAAGCATCAGCTAAGCATTTGAAAATGCAGCAGGTTAGGAAATGGTGCGGCGCACAAAAAATAGCTTGACATGTGATCTCGTCTGCCTATAATTCAAACCATGCTGCAACGCAACATCGCGGCAAACCAAAACCCGATGTCTTTGCATAACCGCTTTTTAGCATTCACCCAGGAGATGACCATGACCGCATTTACCCCCGAGCAGTTCGCCGCCACCAACAAGGCCAACATCGAAACCCTGCTGAGCCTGACCAACAGCGCTTTCGCCAACGCCGAGCGCCTGGCTGCCCTGAATCTGAACACCGCTCGTTCGATCCTCGAAGACAGCGTTGCCAGCACCAAGGCCCTGATGGGTGCCAAGGACCTGCAGGAAGTTCTGTCCCTGCAAAGCTCGCTGGCTCAGCCGCTGGTCGAGAAGGCTGTTGCCTACGCTCGCAGCGTGTATGAAATCGCTTCGCAGAGCCAGGAAGAGCTGTCCAAGGTCGTCGAAGGCCAGGTCGCTGAAATGAACAAGGGCGTTGCCGTTGCTCTGGACAAGGCTGCCAAGTCCGCACCGGCTGGTTCCGACGTTGCCGTGGCTGCTGTCAAGTCCGCCATCGCCGCTGCCAACAGCGCCTACGACAGCTTCAGCAAGGCCGCCAAGCAGGCGACCGAACTGGCCGAAGCCAACGTTGCTGCTGCTACCAGCGCAACCGTGAAGGCCGTGAGCACCACGACCAAGACGGCTGCCAAGAAGGCTGCCTGATCGAATTCAGCCCCGGCTGAATGAAAATGGCCCCGCACTGCGGGGCCATTTTTTCGTCTACGGTATATCGCGCTCATCGGTGGGCACAGAGAGTGCGCAGCCAAATGGGCATCCTGCCACTACAACAACTGCTTGAGTGACTCCAGACTTTCGGGGCCACCTTCCAGGCGAACGCAATCGTCTGATTCCTGCTCCCACGCCGCCGCTGAAGCCAGATGAAGGTGCGCAGAGATTCTGGATGCAACCAAGTCTGTGAGCAGGCCGGCTGGAACCCAGAACATCTCCGTACCTCTCAGCGCATTTGGAACGGGGCTACCACATACCGAACAGAAGTCTGTCCGGTAGCCGCCTGGCTTTTGAAAGGAGCGGATTCTTTCCTGACCGGACACCCAGCGGAAGTGCGCTCGCTGGACAAAAGTAGCGGCATTGGCCGCTGATCCGGTTGCTCGACGACACAGGGAGCAGTGGCATTGATAGAGGTTTGGTAGCGCGCCATCAATTTCAAACCTTACCTCTCCGCACAGGCATTCGCCTTTCATCAAGCCCCCTGATCACTTGACACCGGACCGGATCGTCTGCGCAGGCGCCTGAACCTGGCCAGCGCACTGCGCTCCCGACCCTATCAACCGAGGTCTTCAGACTCGGCAGCCTTGATCTCCGGGCCAACCGCTGCCAGAGCCTCAGCCGTGTAGTGATGCGGAAAGAGCCGCCGCATCTCGCCCTCAATCCAGGCTTCGGCCCGGGTGTTCAACTCTTCCGTTTTCACACCTTTGACGTCGATCGGGGGCCCGATGCTGACCACGATCTCGCCCGGCTGCTTCAGAAACGCATTGCGCCGCCAGAACTCGCCCGCATTGTGAGCCACCGGCACGATGGGGACACCGGCGCGCTTTGCCAGCCAGGTTCCGCCGATCTTGTAGCGACGGGCCGTTCCCGGCGCCACGCGCGTGCCTTCGGGGAACACCACGACCCAGAAGCCTTCCTTCAGCCTGGCCCTGCCCTGCTCAACGACTTGAGCGAGCGCATCCTTGCCGGCAGCGCGGTCGATGGCGATACCGGGAATCTGGGCCAGCCCCCAACCGAAAAACGGTACGCGAAGCAACTCACGCTTCAGCACGAAGCACAGGGGCGGAAAGATCACCTGCAAGGCCATGGTTTCCCACGCCGACTGATGCTTGGACAGGATGACGGACGGCCCCGCAGGAATGTTCTCCTTGCCGATCACCCGGTAGCGGATACCGAGCAGGTGCCATACGAACCACATGACGAGCGGCGCCCACGAGGTGATGATCCGGTGCCTGACCCGCGGCGGGAAGGGAAAGGTCAGCACCCCGAAGATCGCATAGGGCGGCGTGACGATCGCGAGGACGATCGCAAACAGAAAGGAACGCAGAAAGATCACGATAAAGACCCGCAGGCTCAGGCAGTGAGATCGGCAACAACCGCTGCCAGATCAGGATAGACGAGCGTCCCTTCGGGCAGGGCCGGGTCCTGTTGGGTTTTCGTGCCCTTGCCGGTGAGCACGAGATAGGGTTTGCAGCCGACGGCGATGCCAGCCTGCAGATCGCGCAGACTGTCGCCGACGACCGGCACGCCCTTGAGGTCGACGTTGAAGCGCTCCGAGACCTGAATCAGCAAGCCAGGCTTCGGTTTGCGACACTCGCAGGTGGAGTCGGCCGAATGCGGACAGAAGAAGATCGCATCGAGCCGGCCACCGACCTGCGCCAGACTCTTCACCATCTTGTCGTTGATTGCATTGAGCGTGTCCATGCCAAACAGCCCGCGCCCGACGCCAGACTGGTTGGAGGCCACGACCACCCGCCAGCCCCACTGATTGAGCCGTGCAATGGCTTCCAGCGAGCCGGGAATCGGTTTCCACTCGTCGGGAGACTTGATGAACTGGTCGGAGTCCACATTGATGACTCCGTCACGGTCCAGGATGATCAGCTTCATTCACACGCTCCGCACGGGTTGGAGGCGATCCGCACGCAGCGGGCCGCCTCCGGATCGATCAGGCCGACAGACGCGAAAGGTCAGCCACCTGGTTCATCAGGCCAGCAAGCCGCGCCAGCAGGGCGAGCCGGTTCTGCCGCGTCAGGGGCTCTTCGGCCATCACCATCACGCCGTCGAAAAAGGCATCCACCGCATCGCGCAGGCTTGCGAGCTTGAGCAGGGCTTCGGTGTAGTTCTCGTTGGCGACATGAGAGCTGACCAGCGGCGCAATCTCGTTGAGCTGGTGGAAAAGCGCCTTCTCCGCCTCTTCCTGCAGCAAGGCCACGTCAGGCTCGCCGGGCTGCGCTTCGGTCTTCTTCAGGATATTGACGATGCGCTTGTTGGCGGCAGCCAGTGCGGCAGATTCGGGCAGCGCGAGGAAGGCCTCGACCGCGTCGAGCTTGGCCGGCACGAGGTCGATGCGGGCCGGGCGCAGCGCGAGCACTGCGTCGGCGACGGCAGCATCGCGCCCGCCCGCGCCTTCGCGCAGCAGGTTGCGCAGACGCTCAAGCATGAAGTCCTGCAGCTGCGCCTGGAAGCCTTCGGCGGTCAGCAGTCCCGGGGCAAACCCGGCGGCGGCAAGTTCGATCAGCTGCGGCAGCTGGAGCGGCAGCGGTGCTTCCATCAGGATCCGCAGCACGCCCAGCGCCGCCCTGCGCAGCGCGAACGGATCGCGGTCGCCCGTCGGCACCATGCCAATGCCGAAGAATCCCACCAGCGCATCGAGCTTGTCGGCAAGCGCCACCGCACACGCAACGTTGCCGTCCGGCAGCACGTCGCCGGCGAAACGCGGCTGATAGTGCGCCTGGATGGCATCCGCCACCACCGCGCTCTCTCCGTCATGGCGGGCATAGTAGCGCCCCATCACACCCTGGAGTTCCGGAAACTCGCCGACCATGTCGGTCACCAGATCGACCTTGGCCAGCAATGCCGCACGTGTCGCTGCCTGGACGTCGGCAGACAGCAGGCCGGCGATATGACCTGCCAGCACGCCGAGCCGTTCGACGCGCTCGAACTGGTTACCCAGCTTGTTGTGATAAACCACGCTCGCCAGCCGCGGCAGGCGCGACTCGAGGGTCTGCTTCTTGTCCTGTTCGAAGAAGAAGCGCGCATCGGACAGACGCGGGCGCACCACGCGCTGATTGCCGATGACGATGTTCGACGGGTCTTCCAGCTGCATGTTGGACACGATCAGGAAGCGGTTCAGCAGCGTCCCGTCGACGTCAAACAGCGGAAAGTACTTCTGGTTCGCGCGCATGGTGAGAATCAGGCACTCCTGCGGTACGGCCAGGAATTCAGCCTCGAACTCACCGACGTAGACCGTGGGGTGCTCGACCAGCGCCGCCACTTCGTCGAGCAGATCGGCATACTCGCCGATCGACGCCTGCTGGCGTGCAGCCTCGGCGATCAGCTGGCGTTCGATCTCGGCACGGCGCTCGGCAAAATCCGGCATCACCTTGCCTTCGGCCAGCAGCGTGGGCTCGTAGGCGTTGGCAGTGGCGATATCGATCTCGCCTCGGCTCATGAAACGGTGACCGCGGGTAGTGCGGCCGCTGTCGAGATCGAGCACACGCCCCGGCACGACGTCCGCGCCGTGCAGCATGGAGAGCTTATGCACCGGACGCACGAAGGTGGCATCACCATCCCCCCAGCGCATCACCTTGGGGATGGGCAGCGCCTTGACCGCGTCCTGGACGATGGTCGACAGCACGTCCTCCAGCTTCGCACCCGGCACGGTTGCGGTGTGGAACAGGGCTTCGGCCTTGCCGTCGACACGGCGCTCGAAGCCGGCAACCGCATCCAGCGCAATGCCCTTTGCTTCCATCTTCTTGAGCAAGGCCTGCGTGGGCTTGCCTTCGGCATCGAGGGCCACGGACACAGGCATCAGCTTCTCAGTCACGTCCTTTGCCGCAGCGGCAGCGACAACGTCCGCCACGGTCACGGCCAGCCTGCGGGGGCTGGCGAAACTGCGGAAGGTCGCGGCGGCGGGTGCCAGCCCGCGTGCTTTAAGGCCCTCGGCAATCTTGGCGGCAAAGGTCTCGCCCAGACGCGGCAGCGCCTTGGGTGGCAATTCTTCGGTCAGAAGTTCGACGAGCAGGGTCGCGCTGGTCATCACGCGGGCTCCTTGTTGTTCAGCATCGGGAAGCCAAGCGCTTCACGGGATTCGTAGTAGGCCTGCGCCACCGCGCGCGACAGGTTGCGGATGCGGCCGATGTAAGCCGCGCGCTCGGTCACCGAGATCGCGCCAC
This genomic interval from Parazoarcus communis contains the following:
- a CDS encoding enoyl-CoA hydratase, with protein sequence MSYELIITETRGRVGLITLNRPKALNALNDSLVDEIGHALDAYEADENIGAILITGSEKAFAAGADIGAMAEFSYMDAYKGDYITRNWERVKTCRKPVIAAVAGFALGGGCELAMMCDFIIAADSAKFGQPEVKLGILPGAGGTQRLPRAVSKAKAMDMCLTARFMDAAEAERAGLVSRVVPADKLLEEAFAAAETIAGYSLPVVMMIKESINRAFESSLNEGLLFERRVFHSSFALNDQKEGMAAFVAKRKPVFKHN
- a CDS encoding phasin family protein; this encodes MTAFTPEQFAATNKANIETLLSLTNSAFANAERLAALNLNTARSILEDSVASTKALMGAKDLQEVLSLQSSLAQPLVEKAVAYARSVYEIASQSQEELSKVVEGQVAEMNKGVAVALDKAAKSAPAGSDVAVAAVKSAIAAANSAYDSFSKAAKQATELAEANVAAATSATVKAVSTTTKTAAKKAA
- a CDS encoding GFA family protein; this encodes MKGECLCGEVRFEIDGALPNLYQCHCSLCRRATGSAANAATFVQRAHFRWVSGQERIRSFQKPGGYRTDFCSVCGSPVPNALRGTEMFWVPAGLLTDLVASRISAHLHLASAAAWEQESDDCVRLEGGPESLESLKQLL
- a CDS encoding lysophospholipid acyltransferase family protein, which codes for MIFLRSFLFAIVLAIVTPPYAIFGVLTFPFPPRVRHRIITSWAPLVMWFVWHLLGIRYRVIGKENIPAGPSVILSKHQSAWETMALQVIFPPLCFVLKRELLRVPFFGWGLAQIPGIAIDRAAGKDALAQVVEQGRARLKEGFWVVVFPEGTRVAPGTARRYKIGGTWLAKRAGVPIVPVAHNAGEFWRRNAFLKQPGEIVVSIGPPIDVKGVKTEELNTRAEAWIEGEMRRLFPHHYTAEALAAVGPEIKAAESEDLG
- the gmhB gene encoding D-glycero-beta-D-manno-heptose 1,7-bisphosphate 7-phosphatase, producing MKLIILDRDGVINVDSDQFIKSPDEWKPIPGSLEAIARLNQWGWRVVVASNQSGVGRGLFGMDTLNAINDKMVKSLAQVGGRLDAIFFCPHSADSTCECRKPKPGLLIQVSERFNVDLKGVPVVGDSLRDLQAGIAVGCKPYLVLTGKGTKTQQDPALPEGTLVYPDLAAVVADLTA
- the glyS gene encoding glycine--tRNA ligase subunit beta, translated to MTSATLLVELLTEELPPKALPRLGETFAAKIAEGLKARGLAPAAATFRSFASPRRLAVTVADVVAAAAAKDVTEKLMPVSVALDAEGKPTQALLKKMEAKGIALDAVAGFERRVDGKAEALFHTATVPGAKLEDVLSTIVQDAVKALPIPKVMRWGDGDATFVRPVHKLSMLHGADVVPGRVLDLDSGRTTRGHRFMSRGEIDIATANAYEPTLLAEGKVMPDFAERRAEIERQLIAEAARQQASIGEYADLLDEVAALVEHPTVYVGEFEAEFLAVPQECLILTMRANQKYFPLFDVDGTLLNRFLIVSNMQLEDPSNIVIGNQRVVRPRLSDARFFFEQDKKQTLESRLPRLASVVYHNKLGNQFERVERLGVLAGHIAGLLSADVQAATRAALLAKVDLVTDMVGEFPELQGVMGRYYARHDGESAVVADAIQAHYQPRFAGDVLPDGNVACAVALADKLDALVGFFGIGMVPTGDRDPFALRRAALGVLRILMEAPLPLQLPQLIELAAAGFAPGLLTAEGFQAQLQDFMLERLRNLLREGAGGRDAAVADAVLALRPARIDLVPAKLDAVEAFLALPESAALAAANKRIVNILKKTEAQPGEPDVALLQEEAEKALFHQLNEIAPLVSSHVANENYTEALLKLASLRDAVDAFFDGVMVMAEEPLTRQNRLALLARLAGLMNQVADLSRLSA